A portion of the Flavobacterium limnophilum genome contains these proteins:
- a CDS encoding shikimate dehydrogenase family protein — protein sequence MLDTIRKRFGLLGRNISYSFSKGYFTEKFNKDKLFEGCTYENFDIPEITAFPEIIKNTPDLKGMNVTIPYKEVVIPYLDKLSKKATEIGAVNTIKFTKKGKLKGYNTDYYGFMKSLKPLLQPHHKKALILGTGGASKGVAYALKELGILYTFVSREAKEGIIDYDRINATTFDNYQIIINSSPVGTSPNIDAFPLIPYEYFTEKHIAYDLIYNPAETQFLKKAAARGAQTKNGQDMLVFQAEKAWKIWNK from the coding sequence ATGCTGGACACAATACGAAAACGCTTTGGTTTACTGGGACGCAACATCAGTTATTCTTTTTCGAAAGGTTATTTTACCGAAAAATTCAACAAAGACAAGCTTTTTGAAGGCTGCACTTACGAGAATTTTGATATTCCCGAAATTACCGCTTTCCCCGAAATTATAAAAAATACGCCCGACCTAAAAGGGATGAACGTGACGATTCCTTACAAAGAAGTCGTGATTCCGTATTTGGACAAACTATCCAAAAAAGCAACCGAAATCGGTGCCGTAAACACCATAAAATTCACCAAAAAAGGCAAACTGAAAGGCTACAACACCGACTATTACGGTTTCATGAAATCACTGAAACCCTTGTTGCAACCGCATCACAAAAAAGCACTGATTCTTGGAACCGGCGGCGCATCCAAAGGCGTGGCTTATGCCTTGAAAGAATTGGGCATTTTGTACACTTTTGTTTCCCGAGAAGCCAAAGAAGGCATCATCGATTACGACCGAATCAATGCCACCACTTTCGACAATTACCAAATCATCATCAACTCCTCGCCGGTGGGAACTAGCCCAAATATCGATGCTTTTCCACTGATTCCTTATGAATATTTCACGGAAAAACACATTGCCTACGACCTGATTTACAATCCTGCCGAAACCCAATTCCTGAAAAAAGCGGCAGCACGGGGAGCACAAACCAAAAACGGACAGGACATGCTTGTTTTTCAGGCAGAGAAAGCTTGGAAGATTTGGAATAAGTAG
- a CDS encoding OstA-like protein, with amino-acid sequence MKKLLLFISCCLTILGSQNLLAQTPKKIIIENSDFADVNQIEIPDATLLTGNVRVNHDGVIMTCNKAYYFQKENYIKAFGDVQLVQGDTLYLNSKYAEYNGNMKQAFATGDAIMHSPESTLVTDTINFNRNTQEVYYNSNGTITNRDNILKSKSGKYYVAEKKFQFLTAVTITNPKTVIKSNHLDYYSNSGHSYLFGPSTITSKTNFIYTEKGFYDTKRNLAHFLRKSYIKYDDRLIEGDSLYYDRNREFASATRNVKITDSVNRGIVKGHYGELYKFKDSMFVTKRAVAVNFVENDSVYIHGKKLMVTGPEGNRIIRAFNNVRFFKTDMSGKCDSIHSSSKTALTKLIGNPILWNGESQITGDIMHLIGNQTTQKLDSLKVLNNTFIVSKDTLGTGFNQVKGQNLFGKFLEGKLHDVDIIKNAEVIYYMRNDAQELIGINKNVSSKINIIFDKKEIETITFFKQVDGTIFPEKDLPEPDRKLRGLVWRGDEKIKSKDDIFTDEDNELNDKLVKQGKAEEAKENVPMKIRKETLNYDKKKKK; translated from the coding sequence TTGAAGAAGTTACTCCTTTTCATAAGTTGTTGTTTGACAATTCTAGGTTCGCAAAACCTTTTGGCTCAAACACCAAAAAAAATCATCATAGAAAATTCTGATTTTGCAGACGTGAATCAAATTGAAATTCCCGATGCAACATTGCTGACAGGAAATGTGCGTGTCAACCACGACGGCGTAATCATGACCTGCAACAAAGCCTACTATTTTCAAAAGGAGAACTACATCAAGGCCTTTGGAGACGTGCAATTGGTTCAAGGCGACACCTTGTATTTAAACAGTAAGTATGCCGAATATAATGGTAATATGAAACAAGCTTTTGCCACGGGCGATGCCATTATGCATTCACCTGAATCCACTTTGGTCACCGACACCATCAACTTTAACCGCAACACCCAGGAAGTCTATTACAATTCGAACGGGACGATTACCAATCGGGATAATATCCTGAAAAGCAAGTCCGGAAAATATTATGTTGCCGAGAAAAAATTCCAATTCCTCACGGCGGTCACCATCACGAATCCCAAAACGGTAATCAAGTCCAATCATTTGGATTATTACAGCAATTCCGGGCATTCCTACCTTTTTGGACCATCGACCATTACCAGCAAGACCAATTTTATTTATACCGAAAAAGGCTTTTACGACACCAAGAGAAACTTGGCACATTTCCTTCGGAAGTCCTACATCAAATACGACGACCGCTTGATAGAAGGCGATAGTTTGTATTATGACCGAAATCGGGAATTTGCCTCAGCCACTCGAAACGTAAAAATTACCGATTCCGTCAACCGAGGCATCGTCAAAGGTCATTATGGCGAATTATACAAATTTAAAGATTCGATGTTTGTGACCAAAAGAGCCGTCGCGGTCAACTTTGTCGAAAACGATTCGGTTTACATTCACGGAAAAAAATTGATGGTTACCGGCCCGGAAGGTAACCGAATCATTCGCGCTTTCAACAATGTCCGTTTCTTTAAAACCGACATGAGCGGCAAATGCGATTCCATCCATTCCAGTTCCAAAACAGCCTTGACCAAATTGATAGGAAATCCAATCCTTTGGAACGGGGAAAGCCAGATTACGGGCGACATCATGCACCTCATTGGCAACCAAACAACACAAAAACTCGATTCGCTCAAAGTGCTCAACAACACCTTTATTGTCTCGAAAGACACGCTCGGAACCGGTTTCAACCAAGTCAAGGGACAAAATCTGTTCGGGAAATTTCTGGAAGGAAAACTCCACGATGTCGATATCATTAAAAATGCCGAGGTTATTTATTATATGCGGAACGACGCCCAGGAACTCATTGGCATCAACAAAAACGTGAGCAGCAAAATCAACATTATTTTTGACAAAAAAGAAATAGAAACCATCACTTTTTTCAAACAAGTCGATGGCACGATTTTTCCAGAGAAAGACCTGCCCGAACCCGACAGAAAACTCCGTGGACTGGTCTGGCGTGGCGATGAAAAAATCAAATCGAAAGACGATATTTTTACGGACGAAGACAACGAACTCAACGACAAACTGGTCAAACAAGGCAAAGCCGAAGAAGCCAAGGAAAATGTCCCGATGAAAATCAGGAAGGAAACCTTGAATTACGACAAGAAGAAAAAAAAGTAA
- a CDS encoding murein L,D-transpeptidase catalytic domain-containing protein, which produces MRFLHTILLIVSTSLFGCNNPSTKKGEVSNLAINIESTKTKASQALKFCKAKNFNQDFCILIDMSLHSGVKRFVVWDFKKNKIANSFLVGHGCGNNPWNNDFSKENPKFSNIDGSHCSSLGKYKIGERAHSDWGVNIKYVLHGLESTNSNAFKRFIVFHSWEVVSDEEVYPNGTPEGWGCPTISNNSFKIIDPLLRSSSKPVLMWIYK; this is translated from the coding sequence ATGAGATTCCTTCACACTATTCTTCTAATAGTTTCAACATCTTTATTCGGATGCAACAATCCATCCACAAAAAAAGGAGAAGTTAGTAATCTGGCTATAAACATTGAATCTACAAAAACAAAAGCAAGCCAAGCATTGAAATTTTGCAAAGCTAAAAATTTCAATCAGGACTTTTGTATTTTAATTGATATGAGTTTACACTCTGGCGTAAAAAGATTTGTCGTTTGGGATTTCAAAAAAAATAAAATTGCCAATAGTTTTTTGGTAGGACACGGATGCGGAAATAATCCTTGGAACAATGACTTTTCAAAAGAAAATCCAAAATTCAGTAATATAGACGGTAGTCACTGTTCATCTCTTGGGAAATACAAGATTGGCGAAAGAGCCCATAGCGATTGGGGAGTCAATATAAAATATGTTTTACACGGCTTGGAATCTACAAACAGCAATGCTTTTAAACGTTTTATTGTATTCCATTCTTGGGAAGTAGTTTCAGATGAAGAAGTTTATCCAAATGGAACTCCTGAAGGCTGGGGATGTCCAACAATATCCAACAACAGTTTCAAAATAATTGATCCATTATTAAGGTCAAGTTCAAAACCAGTTTTGATGTGGATTTATAAATAA
- a CDS encoding AIR synthase related protein, translated as MSSDSSKRYAQRGVSASKEDVHNAIKNIDKGLFPQAFCKIVPDYLTNDSDYCLIMHADGAGTKSSLAYMYWKETGDISVWKGIAQDALIMNIDDLLCVGATDNILLSSTIGRNKNLIPAEVISAIINGTEELIKELDSFGVTIHSTGGETADVGDIVRTIIVDSTVTARMKRSKVIDNANIKAGDVIVGLESFGQATYEKSYNGGMGSNGLTSARHDVFGKYLATKYPESYDAAVPEELIYSGQVKLTDAVENSPIDAGQLVLSPTRTYAPIIKKILDNYSSNEIHGMVHCSGGAQTKILHFVQNLHIIKDNLFPVPPLFKLIQEQSKTDWKEMYQVFNCGHRMEIYVPEEVAQDIIAISKSFNVNAQIVGRVEASDAKKLTITSEYGTFEY; from the coding sequence ATGAGTTCAGATTCTAGCAAACGTTATGCACAAAGAGGAGTTTCAGCATCTAAAGAAGATGTGCACAACGCCATAAAAAACATCGACAAAGGATTATTTCCACAGGCTTTTTGCAAAATTGTCCCGGATTATTTAACCAATGATTCCGATTATTGTTTGATAATGCACGCCGATGGTGCAGGAACCAAATCGTCTTTGGCGTATATGTATTGGAAAGAAACAGGCGATATTTCCGTTTGGAAAGGCATTGCGCAAGACGCCTTGATCATGAATATCGACGATTTATTGTGTGTGGGAGCCACCGACAATATTTTGCTTTCTTCCACCATTGGAAGAAACAAAAACCTGATTCCTGCCGAAGTCATTTCGGCCATCATCAACGGAACGGAAGAATTAATCAAAGAACTGGATTCTTTTGGAGTAACCATTCATTCCACAGGTGGAGAAACTGCAGATGTGGGTGATATTGTTCGAACTATCATCGTGGATTCAACAGTTACGGCTCGTATGAAACGTTCGAAAGTGATTGACAATGCCAACATAAAAGCAGGTGATGTAATCGTGGGACTGGAATCTTTCGGTCAGGCGACTTACGAAAAAAGCTATAATGGCGGAATGGGAAGCAACGGACTGACATCGGCACGTCACGATGTTTTCGGAAAATATTTGGCTACCAAATATCCAGAAAGTTACGATGCTGCCGTTCCCGAAGAATTGATTTATTCAGGTCAAGTAAAATTGACCGATGCGGTCGAAAATTCCCCAATCGATGCGGGACAATTGGTGCTTTCGCCAACCCGAACTTATGCGCCAATTATCAAGAAAATCTTGGACAACTATTCTTCGAATGAAATTCACGGAATGGTGCATTGCAGCGGAGGAGCGCAAACCAAGATTTTACATTTCGTTCAAAATCTACATATCATAAAAGACAATTTATTCCCGGTTCCACCTTTGTTCAAACTCATTCAAGAGCAATCCAAAACCGATTGGAAAGAAATGTACCAAGTATTCAACTGCGGTCATCGTATGGAAATTTACGTTCCCGAAGAAGTTGCCCAAGATATTATCGCAATTTCAAAATCATTTAACGTCAATGCGCAAATCGTGGGTAGAGTAGAAGCATCCGATGCCAAGAAATTGACTATTACCAGCGAATACGGTACTTTCGAGTATTAA
- a CDS encoding glutamine synthetase III, with the protein MSTLRFQALKEASSRKAVPFEETDRKSIIFGSNVFNEKAMKQYLTSDALKGVQGAILHGTKIDRKLADYIAMGMKEWALSKGVTHYTHWFQPLTGTTAEKHDAFFETSYDGSDPVEKFGGGQLVQQEPDASSFPNGGIRNTFEARGYTAWDPTSPAFIYGTTLCIPTVFISYTGEALDNKIPLLRALSAIDEAATEVCKYFDKNVKKVTATLGWEQEYFLVDSALANSRPDLIMTGRTLLGHTSAKGQQLDDHYFGSIPTRALSYMRDLEQECMLLGIPVKTRHNEVAPNQFELAPIFEETNLAVDHNCLLMDVMQKVAERHDLKVLLHEKPFKGVNGSGKHNNWSLATDTGVNLLSPSKTPMSNLQFLAFFINTIKAVNDYESLLRGAIATASNDHRLGANEAPPAIISVFIGEQLTKVLAELEGVTKGKLSPEEKTDLKLNVVGKIPDVLLDNTDRNRTSPFAFTGNKFEFRAVGSSANCSNAMTTLNTIVAKQLKDFKIEVDALIESKDMKKDDAIFNILREYIKVSKKILFEGDGYSEAWEKEAAKRGLSNFKTTPEALKARASKQALELFSEMGIMNHVEMEARYEIELEEYTKKIQIEGRVLGDLSQNHIIPTAIRYQNTLIENVKGLKEIFGDEFKTLAKEQIILIREVSGHIEGINSKVEAMTNERKKANHLESAQEMAEAYCNKVKPYFEEIRNHCDKLELLVDDETWTLTKYRELLLTK; encoded by the coding sequence ATGTCAACACTACGTTTCCAGGCTTTGAAAGAGGCTTCATCCAGAAAAGCGGTACCCTTTGAGGAGACCGACAGGAAATCAATTATTTTTGGTTCAAATGTATTTAACGAAAAAGCAATGAAGCAATATTTGACTTCGGATGCTTTGAAAGGAGTTCAAGGTGCTATTTTACACGGAACCAAGATTGACAGAAAATTAGCCGATTACATAGCTATGGGCATGAAAGAATGGGCTTTGTCTAAAGGCGTAACCCATTATACACATTGGTTTCAACCCCTTACAGGAACCACCGCCGAAAAACATGATGCTTTCTTCGAAACTTCGTATGACGGCAGCGATCCGGTAGAAAAATTTGGTGGAGGACAATTGGTGCAACAAGAACCGGATGCTTCCAGTTTCCCGAACGGGGGAATCAGAAACACCTTTGAAGCCAGAGGTTACACGGCTTGGGATCCCACATCTCCGGCTTTTATATACGGTACCACTTTGTGTATTCCAACGGTTTTTATCTCCTATACGGGCGAAGCGTTGGATAATAAAATTCCTCTTTTGAGAGCCTTGTCGGCGATTGACGAAGCCGCCACAGAAGTGTGCAAATATTTCGACAAAAACGTGAAAAAAGTGACCGCCACCTTGGGTTGGGAACAAGAATATTTCTTGGTAGACAGTGCCTTGGCCAATTCTCGCCCTGATTTGATTATGACGGGAAGAACTTTGTTGGGGCATACTTCTGCCAAGGGTCAACAGTTGGATGACCATTATTTTGGATCTATCCCGACTCGTGCCTTGTCTTATATGAGAGATTTGGAACAAGAATGCATGTTGCTCGGAATTCCGGTAAAAACGCGTCATAATGAGGTCGCTCCAAACCAATTTGAGTTGGCACCTATTTTCGAAGAAACCAATTTGGCGGTAGACCACAACTGTTTGTTGATGGACGTAATGCAAAAAGTGGCTGAACGTCACGATTTGAAAGTGTTGCTACATGAAAAACCATTCAAAGGAGTAAATGGTTCCGGGAAACACAACAACTGGTCATTGGCCACGGATACAGGTGTAAACTTGTTGAGTCCGAGCAAAACGCCAATGAGCAATTTGCAGTTTTTGGCTTTCTTTATCAATACCATCAAAGCGGTAAATGATTATGAATCTTTGTTGAGAGGAGCCATTGCAACTGCAAGTAACGATCATCGATTGGGAGCCAATGAAGCGCCACCGGCAATCATCTCGGTGTTTATTGGAGAGCAATTAACCAAGGTTTTGGCCGAATTAGAAGGTGTTACCAAAGGTAAATTATCACCAGAAGAGAAAACGGATTTAAAATTAAATGTGGTAGGTAAAATTCCGGACGTTCTTCTGGACAATACGGACAGAAACAGGACTTCGCCCTTTGCCTTTACGGGAAACAAATTCGAGTTTAGGGCTGTTGGTTCTTCTGCCAACTGTTCGAATGCGATGACTACTTTGAACACGATCGTTGCCAAACAATTGAAAGATTTCAAAATTGAAGTAGATGCCTTGATTGAGAGCAAGGACATGAAGAAAGACGATGCCATTTTCAATATTTTAAGAGAATATATCAAAGTTTCCAAAAAAATCCTTTTCGAAGGAGACGGTTACAGCGAAGCTTGGGAAAAAGAAGCTGCCAAAAGAGGGTTGAGTAATTTCAAAACAACGCCTGAAGCCTTGAAAGCCAGGGCTTCCAAGCAAGCCTTGGAATTGTTTTCAGAAATGGGAATCATGAACCATGTTGAAATGGAAGCACGTTATGAAATTGAATTGGAAGAATACACCAAGAAAATCCAAATAGAAGGAAGAGTTTTAGGTGACCTTTCCCAAAATCATATTATTCCAACAGCCATTCGCTACCAAAATACTTTGATTGAAAATGTAAAAGGCTTGAAAGAAATTTTTGGAGACGAGTTTAAAACGCTGGCCAAAGAACAAATTATTCTAATCAGGGAAGTTTCCGGCCATATTGAAGGAATCAATTCCAAAGTGGAAGCGATGACTAACGAAAGAAAGAAAGCCAATCATTTGGAGAGCGCACAAGAAATGGCCGAAGCCTATTGTAATAAAGTAAAACCTTATTTCGAAGAAATCAGAAATCACTGCGACAAACTGGAGTTGTTGGTGGACGACGAAACCTGGACATTGACCAAATACAGGGAATTGTTGCTAACTAAATAA
- a CDS encoding aspartate aminotransferase family protein — MDNDFIKYQAQTSPYPLGMEVSHAKGSYIFDTNNKKYLDFVAGVSACTLGHQPPRVNQAIKDQLDKYSHVMVYGEYSQSPAVEFCKLMASLLPEPLDKTYLVNSGTEAIEGALKLARRTTGRSQLISCHNAYHGNTMGSMSVMGFEERKRIFRPLIPDVDFITFNNEADLEKITTKTAGILLETIQGGAGFIEPHDNFLKKVRERCTEVGAIMILDEIQPGFGRTGKLFGFQNYDVVPDIVVMGKGMGGGMPVGAFTASSEMMDLLTHDPKLGHITTFGGHPVIAAASLATLQEITETNLMAETLEKEKLFKTLLVHPLIKEIRGKGLMLAAMTETAEITNEVILKCQDKGLILFWLLFEANAIRITPPLTISEDEIREGCAIMLEVMDSIVDSL; from the coding sequence GTGGACAACGATTTCATAAAATACCAAGCCCAAACTTCTCCTTATCCATTGGGAATGGAGGTTTCACACGCCAAAGGATCTTATATTTTCGACACCAACAACAAAAAATATTTGGATTTTGTGGCTGGCGTCTCGGCTTGCACGCTCGGACACCAACCGCCAAGAGTCAATCAGGCGATTAAAGACCAATTGGACAAATATTCACACGTGATGGTTTACGGCGAATATTCGCAAAGCCCGGCCGTTGAATTTTGCAAACTAATGGCTTCACTCCTACCAGAACCTTTAGACAAAACCTATTTGGTCAATTCCGGGACGGAAGCTATCGAAGGAGCTTTGAAACTCGCCAGAAGAACTACTGGCAGAAGCCAATTGATTTCTTGTCACAACGCCTATCACGGCAACACTATGGGTTCGATGAGCGTGATGGGATTTGAAGAACGCAAACGCATTTTTCGTCCCTTGATTCCCGATGTCGATTTCATCACCTTCAACAACGAAGCTGATTTAGAAAAAATAACTACCAAAACTGCCGGAATTCTTCTCGAAACAATTCAAGGTGGGGCTGGTTTTATTGAGCCTCACGACAACTTCTTGAAAAAAGTCCGAGAACGCTGCACCGAAGTCGGAGCTATTATGATTCTGGACGAAATTCAACCGGGTTTTGGTAGAACAGGAAAACTTTTCGGGTTCCAAAACTACGATGTTGTTCCCGATATTGTGGTTATGGGAAAAGGAATGGGCGGCGGAATGCCAGTAGGTGCTTTTACCGCTTCCTCAGAAATGATGGATTTATTAACCCACGATCCTAAATTGGGTCATATCACGACTTTTGGAGGTCATCCTGTCATTGCGGCAGCTAGTTTGGCGACTTTGCAGGAAATTACAGAAACAAACTTGATGGCAGAAACTTTGGAGAAAGAAAAGCTCTTCAAAACACTTTTGGTACATCCTTTGATAAAAGAAATTCGAGGAAAAGGATTGATGTTGGCGGCAATGACGGAAACTGCGGAGATAACCAATGAAGTGATCCTGAAATGCCAAGACAAAGGACTGATTTTATTTTGGCTTTTATTCGAAGCCAATGCCATAAGAATAACACCACCATTGACCATTTCAGAAGACGAAATTCGGGAAGGTTGTGCGATAATGCTGGAAGTGATGGATTCTATTGTCGATAGTTTATAG
- a CDS encoding tetratricopeptide repeat protein, whose product MQLSDEEEDYNLSLSKFESMLKTNKVLFFDSEEFEDIILHYLDMGKANLAKKALKLALEQHPRSTGLKLVQIEMLIYDDKLELAEKLLNELYAIEPTNEEIYIQKANICSKRDQHEKAVEMLKIALKYTDDYADVYNLMGMEYLFMDNLEMAKESFIKCLEEDFEDQSALYNVVYCFEFLDQNQEAITYLKQYIEKNPYSEIAWHQLGRLHYGVKEYEEAIRAFDYATLIDDEFLGAFMERAKALERLKKYEEAIESYNRTIELDDATSYALLRIGKCYEKLGNKVMALKYFNKTVHEDPLLDKGWIAITDFYVRQKNFQKALFFVNKALAIDNQNRLYWKRYATINKQMNFFEEAEFGYRKAVEFGDYSLDTWLFWVDILQFLGEFESAIQSLLQATEYFPEENEIEYRLAGLYFMVQDDVKAKFHLSNALRLNFDNYIILEDLFPVVWARKMVQNYIAKHKK is encoded by the coding sequence ATGCAATTAAGCGACGAGGAAGAAGACTATAACTTATCCCTATCCAAATTTGAGTCGATGTTGAAAACCAACAAAGTGCTCTTTTTTGACTCCGAAGAATTTGAAGACATCATTCTTCATTACCTCGATATGGGAAAAGCCAATTTGGCAAAAAAAGCCTTAAAATTAGCATTGGAACAACACCCAAGATCAACAGGATTAAAACTAGTCCAGATTGAAATGCTGATTTATGACGACAAACTGGAACTGGCTGAAAAGCTATTGAACGAGTTGTATGCCATAGAACCTACCAATGAGGAAATTTACATTCAAAAAGCCAATATTTGTTCTAAAAGAGACCAACACGAAAAGGCGGTCGAAATGCTCAAAATTGCTTTGAAATATACCGATGACTATGCCGATGTCTATAATTTAATGGGAATGGAATACCTGTTTATGGACAATCTCGAAATGGCCAAAGAAAGCTTCATCAAATGTCTGGAAGAAGATTTTGAAGACCAATCGGCTCTGTATAACGTGGTGTATTGCTTCGAATTCTTGGATCAAAACCAAGAAGCCATTACCTATTTAAAACAATACATCGAAAAAAATCCGTACAGCGAAATTGCTTGGCATCAGTTAGGTCGTTTGCATTACGGCGTGAAAGAATATGAAGAAGCCATCCGTGCTTTTGATTATGCCACGCTCATTGACGACGAATTCTTGGGTGCTTTTATGGAAAGAGCCAAAGCCTTGGAACGCTTGAAAAAATACGAAGAAGCCATCGAAAGCTACAACAGAACGATAGAATTGGACGATGCCACTTCCTATGCCTTGCTTCGAATTGGAAAGTGTTACGAAAAATTGGGCAACAAGGTTATGGCCTTGAAATACTTCAACAAAACGGTGCACGAAGACCCGCTTTTGGACAAAGGCTGGATTGCCATTACCGATTTTTACGTTCGTCAAAAAAACTTCCAGAAAGCCTTGTTCTTTGTCAACAAAGCCTTGGCAATCGACAATCAAAATCGTTTGTATTGGAAACGATATGCTACCATAAACAAACAGATGAACTTCTTCGAAGAAGCTGAATTTGGTTATAGAAAAGCGGTGGAATTTGGAGATTATTCTTTGGACACTTGGTTGTTTTGGGTGGATATTTTGCAGTTTTTGGGCGAATTCGAAAGTGCCATTCAATCTTTGTTGCAAGCCACAGAATATTTTCCGGAAGAAAACGAAATCGAATACCGTTTGGCGGGGTTGTACTTCATGGTTCAGGATGACGTTAAAGCCAAATTCCATTTGAGCAATGCCTTGCGATTGAATTTTGACAATTACATCATTTTGGAGGATTTATTTCCCGTGGTTTGGGCTCGAAAAATGGTCCAAAACTACATTGCCAAACATAAAAAATAA
- a CDS encoding DUF1508 domain-containing protein produces MGTFVISKRFDDRYKFVFTSRKGKTIFTSPSLELKMDCEDCIEAIKANIEKYTYVKARAANGKYFFKMMLEETVIATSRKYTTPLLLEKGIDEIIRTAVKSDVLDFTMNEFVFPD; encoded by the coding sequence ATGGGAACATTCGTTATCAGCAAAAGATTTGATGATCGTTATAAATTTGTATTTACCTCCCGCAAGGGGAAAACCATTTTCACCAGTCCTTCTTTGGAGTTAAAGATGGATTGTGAAGATTGTATCGAAGCCATAAAAGCCAACATCGAAAAGTACACTTACGTGAAAGCGAGGGCGGCCAACGGGAAGTATTTTTTCAAAATGATGCTCGAAGAAACCGTAATTGCTACCAGCCGAAAATACACCACGCCCTTATTGCTAGAAAAAGGCATCGACGAAATCATTCGCACTGCCGTAAAATCGGATGTTTTGGATTTTACGATGAATGAGTTTGTGTTTCCGGATTAG
- a CDS encoding glutamine synthetase beta-grasp domain-containing protein, with amino-acid sequence MAKIKLEYLWLDGYEPTQNLRSKTKVEEHENFQGTLAEIGNWSFDGSSTKQAEGGSSDCLLVPVAIYPDPTRINGYLVMSEVMFADGKPHPSNGRATIDDDNDDFWFGFEQEYFIMDTKTLLPLGFPVGGYPAPQGMYYCSVGGKNTHGRKLVEEHADLCIAAGLNFEGINQEVACGQWEFQLFAKGAKKAGDEIWVARYLLDRLTEKYGYYIEYHPKPLGDTDWNGSGMHANFSNEVLRTCGDKATYDKICEAFRPVVEEHIAVYGAYNEQRLTGKHETASIHDFSYGVSDRGASIRIPLYTVQHGWKGYLEDRRPASNGDPYKIAARIIKTVKSAL; translated from the coding sequence ATGGCAAAAATTAAATTAGAGTACCTTTGGTTAGACGGTTATGAGCCAACTCAAAATCTTAGAAGTAAAACCAAAGTAGAAGAACACGAAAATTTTCAAGGAACATTGGCTGAAATTGGAAATTGGTCTTTTGACGGTTCTTCAACAAAACAAGCAGAAGGTGGTTCGTCTGACTGTTTATTAGTGCCGGTGGCAATCTATCCAGATCCAACTCGTATCAACGGATACTTGGTAATGTCTGAAGTTATGTTTGCTGACGGAAAACCACACCCTTCAAACGGTAGAGCTACCATTGATGATGACAACGATGATTTCTGGTTTGGTTTCGAACAAGAATATTTCATCATGGATACTAAAACTTTATTGCCATTAGGATTCCCGGTTGGTGGATACCCTGCACCACAAGGTATGTACTACTGTTCAGTAGGTGGAAAAAACACACACGGAAGAAAATTGGTAGAAGAGCATGCAGATTTATGTATCGCTGCTGGACTTAACTTTGAAGGAATCAATCAAGAAGTGGCTTGTGGACAATGGGAATTCCAATTGTTTGCAAAAGGAGCAAAAAAAGCGGGTGACGAAATCTGGGTTGCTAGATATTTGTTAGACCGTTTGACTGAAAAATACGGTTACTATATTGAATACCATCCAAAACCACTAGGAGATACTGACTGGAATGGTTCAGGTATGCACGCCAACTTCTCTAACGAAGTGTTAAGAACATGTGGAGACAAAGCAACCTATGACAAAATCTGTGAAGCTTTCCGTCCAGTTGTTGAAGAGCACATCGCAGTTTACGGAGCTTATAACGAGCAACGTTTGACTGGTAAACACGAAACTGCATCTATCCACGATTTCTCTTACGGAGTATCTGATAGAGGAGCTTCAATCAGAATTCCATTATATACCGTACAACATGGTTGGAAAGGATATTTGGAAGACAGAAGACCAGCATCTAATGGTGATCCATACAAAATTGCTGCAAGAATCATCAAAACTGTAAAATCAGCTTTGTAA